GTGAGTTGTAAACATGACGTGACCGAAGCATGACAGTAACAAAGGGTTTGTTTGGATTAAAAATTATAATGTGTGAGCTTTAATTGGATTGTACTTAATATCAGCACTGGTGGGAAGCCGATCAGCTTAAGTCTTCATTAGTTTCCCCAGAGATGTAGACAATACATTGGACACAGCGTATGCTCGCTATTGATCCCTGATCGCTCTCCTGCCTCCCATTCCCTTCGCTGGTCCTGATTCCTACACCTGCAATAGCAGCTATTgagtctttattttttcttttacccctgacttgatctttttttttctcacgtCCTTTCCCTCCAGTTAtcttttggttttggtttttcatgttttctagCAGCTGCCgatttattattttctccatcAGCTGTCTCTACAGAAACAAGCACTGGACAAAGAGTTGGAGACTCTGAAGGAGAAACTGAAGTGGACAGAGGGACAGCTGCTGGAGAgccagagaaaagaaacacagacacaagccaAACTAacggtaaaacacacacacacacacacacacacacacacacacacacacacacacacactctagtGATGGTCCTTTCTGCATGCATCAATTATTCATTACCTGGACAGTGGGTTTTAATGAACTCTgtaaatttttaaaaacacctcaATGTGTCATATGTCAGTCTTAGACAATAAGTGGCTTATTTGAGTATCCAGCTGCTTTCTGATAATTTATTAAAGACGTTGCATTGAGAGAAAACCAGGAAAGCTTAAGAGCCTAGTTTTTTAACCATTTCCCCCACCAGTCACTTTGACAAGAATCACTTCATATCCGACTGTACTGAAATGCTGAATCTGGATGAACTTGCACATAAGAAAAGCTTGTGACCTTATACATCAGAAATTCTAAAATGCtcaaattgatttaaaagacCAAAGCTTGATGCCAACACACTGCAGAGGAAGTTAATCAGTCAAAAAGCTAAGTTGAGTCATTTGTTAGTGGGAGCTGATTACGTGTGTACCAGCTTTCGACATCACATGGTGTTAAGAGCTGCACAGATACAGGTGCAAATATTAAAACTAATAATTTAGACACATTTcgtatttagttatttatgtCCAAGTGTAAGAAATTAAAGGTGAACTGGACAGTTTAATAAAAGCAGATGTAGATGCTTTAAAGTCAACAGACAAATATACTATTCATATATGACATTTACTATTTCTGCAACATTTAAGAGGCCATTGTATATGGATAAGCTTCAGCTGAGAACTGACGACTCCAACTTCAGTCCTTACAATGGAAATTTTGATTGTGTTTAATCCACCCAATTTTTTCCCTCCTCATTAGGAAGCGTTGCGTGAGGCAGAGGGTGTGGTGGTGAGTctggagcagagcaggaagagagagcgagatctggaggaggaggggaggagactggcagaggagagagcagacgCCCTGCGTCTCCTCAAAGACCTGCAGGGTGAGGAGAGAAGACAAATCCATCAATCATGAGATGCACACtgatattgttaataataattgaATACGTTATTGAAAGACACACATttaagatcattttcactgtcttgGGAAAATAATTGCTGACCCAGGGGTTTGAACCAGGACTCTGGTCGACTCCCTGTTGATCATTCACAGTTCATGCTATGTTAATTCTACACAAATGCATCAGTCTCTGACCTCagtgctgcctcctgctggttCATGGTTCATCATTTTCACAAAATACTATAAACTAATCTAGTGatgcattcattttattaaaaaggcAGATCTATATCCAGGCTTTTATTTCTAAGTTCATGTGTGGTTTATTagaaattgtcatttttttccttctgtttgtttttctttccttttgaaATCCAGAGCAAAAAGCTGCACCAGCACCTCCTCCACAAACTGTTCAGTTTTGCCCGGTTGGACAGAGTTTCTCCCCTCAGCCCTCTCACGCTCCTCATTCTCGAATGTCAACTCACACCAAGAGGACAACCGCTACCGTAAGAGCCGAacgaaaggaggaggaggaggagagcatgGATGAGAAAAGACCAGAGATCACAGCATGTTACCCCTCTGACAGAGAGCCAGGTGAAGGCATCGACTCTGAACACATCACTGCCGTCATCTCCTCAGAGTCTGAGAGTTTACAAAGGGAAGGACTCAGGAGGAAAAGTAAGGAAGAAGGGAACATGAGGAGGAATAAAGCGGTAGAGTGTGACAGCTCTGGAACACAGAAGCACTCCGGCTTTGATCCTGTACTCTGTATGTCCACCAACGCCTCTGTGGATGTTTCTGAAAAGCCAGAGCAGGCCAAGGCCTCTGAAGACCTCCAGAGAATTAACACCATGCTGCGATCAGAGATAAATGATGTGCGCGAAGAACTCCAGAAAAGATTGGAGGACCTGGAAGTCCAACGCAGGGCTGAGGCAGAGGCCAGGACCCGGCTCAAACAGCTCAGCTGCAAACATTCCAGCCAGGCTGTGGAGAAGGGGGAGCAGGAAAAGGAATGGAGGACTCAGCTGGAGAGTGAAAGGACTGAGACAGAGAGGTTGAGGAACGCTGTGGCTGCTTTGGAGACAGAGGTGAAGAGCAGAAAGGAGGAGAGTAAAAAGAacgagagagaggagcaggaggaggagaaaaacaaagaattagaagacagagagagtgaaatgATAGAACTTAATATACAGCTGAAGAAGCAGCTAGCGGAGGTAAAAGCCCAGCTGGCTTTAgaacgagaggagagaaagagagaggaagaggagaggaaccaaaaaacaaacatggtcaCAGATGAAAAAAAGGAGCTGAGCACAAAACTTGCAGAACTTAAAGCTGAATTGGAAGAACTGAAGCgcagcagagaagaagatgagagaggaggagaggagaaactATTGATAACCAACAGCCCGCTGAAGTACCTAACTCTCCATGATGATGAGCTCAATTCCAACATTGTTCACTGTGACAACAAACTCCTCCCTTCTCCAGAGCAGCACCTTCTCTTCTGTCAGTCCACTAACCAACTCAACATGCTGGTATCTCAGGCAACAGCAGATCTCATTCATGAAGAACAAACAGTGATAGATCCCGAACGCTTGCCTCTGTCAGATGAAGGACAAATGGGTCAAGTGGCCTCTGACTCGGAAGAGTATCTGGCAGGGTCTCCACCgtcagaccagagaggagaactTTCTCCTCTCCAGAAATGTGGGTCTACCTCCCCAGATATGGAAAAAGAGGTGAACCGCTTGCACAAGGAGAAAGCAAAGGAAACGCAACGTGCTCAACAGAGCCAGGTTAAACTGGAGGTCCTGCAGAGCCAGGTAAATAATACATCGGTATAGTTCATTTATCCAGCCACAGAAAAACgacttatatttatataatacaaagaaaatgttttatgtacAAAATTATAACACTTGGGCTGTGAGTAGTTGCCTTACAAAGAGGTAAATGAAGGCCGATATGGAATTACATACCTCATATATCTATCATTGCCTATGCTAATGAGGTATAACTTGTTTTCTCATGGAAGCTAATTTTAATTTATACCAGTGATTTTATTACATGCATTCTCCTTTTCTCCTGGTCGACATTTGGTTTTTAGACTGAAAAGATCATATCAATTGATTGTGTAAAGAAGTAAGTGACTGaaaagtgtagttttttttttttttatgatgccATGTTCCTTGTAGCTGTTctcaaaacacagcagtgaaGAGGGTGTAGTTTTATTACCTGttattctctctcttccactgtttctatcttatatatttttcttctcaGGTGACACGTCAGACTCAGCAGCTGACCATGGCCTTCGAGAAGCAGAGTCAGCACATCTCAGGCCTTCTAGCTGAGCTACAGGAGAAGGAGGGTGCCCTCCTCAGCCAGGGAGAGGAACTGCAGCGATATAAGCAAGAGCTGCAAGCTTTCAAGGCTGAAAAAGAAGTTACAAAGGTGCGAAATGGCGATCAAAGAGAAGAAAGTAGAGATGAGACGTCGATGGAGACCACAGAGCAACAACCAAACAAGAAACTGGACTGTACTGTCATATCTCACACTACACAGTCACTGGCTGATGGAGATTCTACTACACAGAGAGATGACGATCAAACTAAGACTGATGCAGAAACACCAACACCTGTTAGCAGGGAAGGGGACCGTGCATTAAGTGAACAGCATCCAGTTTCTGTTGACTCAGACAAGACTGAGAGTTATCTTGATTCTGCTTGTGTGATGGAGGAGACTGAGAGCAGTCGAGATGGAGGCAGAGTAGACGTGGTGTCAGAGCTGCTTGCTCTGCGACAGGAGAATCAGCTGCTGAAACAAAGAATAGAAGGCGTGACCATGTCAGAAACCAGAAACCTGGCTTTACAGACAGACGGTGAAAACCAAGAAGACCCAGTCAAACAAAGCCATAACACAGGAGATGCTGCTCTGCCCTGCTTGACAGAGCAGAGGCCACCTAGTATGAAAGATAACATCACCCCAGAAGGGCAGGAGTCACTACTGcagaataatgaaaacaaaataaaaagggaagaaaaaagaacaacaatggaagaagaagaagagctggaggaagCGTCTTGTCTTCAGATCAACCTTCTAGAGCAAAAGGTAGTGACAGTgtactgtgtttatttttatcacaagtTAGAAACCTAAGAAGCTTGCATACATACATTTAAGTCTGACATTCTCCTAAAACTATTCAGCACCTAATTCCCACTAATTCAGGAAACTGAATTTCGTATACTTCTGGTATAGCAAAGTAAAAGATTAATCCAATTTTTGTATTACCAAATGTTTTGGAACTAAATGATTCCAACTTATCTGAATTACTGTGTAAAGATCGACTTGTTTATCACTCATGTTCTTCTTTTTTGAGTTTTATTAAGAATGTCTGTTTCATTCAGTCTGTCTTGTACTTTCTGTCCTGTCCAGGTGGTGGCGCTGCAGATGAAGATTCGGGCTCTATCTGAGGAGACTCAGCAGCAGACCGAGGAGCTCACTCTGTGGAGACTGGCCTCACAACCAGCTCCAACTATTGACCAAAACCTTCCCAACAAAGACAACCAGGACCAAAACTCTGCTGTCCGACAATCCCAGTCACAGCAGCTACAGACTGATGAGATGACCCACATCCCACCAGGGACCAGGAGCCAGGCTCCGACCGCTCAGGTTCAGGAGAGCAACAGTAATGTGACAGTCATCAGAGAGGATGAGTtattcctctcctgctcctccaacAAACTGCCAGGCCGCATGTTGTTCTCCAGGTAACACACTCGCACAATGAAAAATGTGGAAACGACTTATACAATACAATCGGGTATATTTGCAAGGTTTGATGAATGTACTGTATCTTGTCTTACCATGTATgcttgaaatacatttttttttttatccttttacaCCAAGACTGCAGCACAGCAACGTTCCTGAACCAAAGAGTTTCCTTCAATTTAAacagactgcagctcttcaggaaTACAACCAGGACCCTGACAAGGTGATTTACTTGACTTTCAGAAGGAGTAAGGACTGAATTAGTTTTTCCACTAAAGCTTAATTTTCCAAATAAGGTTCGGTAAATCCCAAATAATTTCCCAGGAAGTTGCAGTAAAAGAGCTGTGTAATGTGCAAattatacagaaaataaaagatgtggtaaaaaaaaaaagttaattggAAGTGTAACCCCGTGCAGTTTTTGGTCGTTACCAAGAAGATTAGCTGAACAGGACAAATTGTCAAATATGTCTACAGAGAAGCATGAGACACAGCATATATGGAGAATTAAGTTTCGAATAATTAATAGTttatttccaggaaacttcAAAGAAAATGAGGAGCCATAAATACTAATACCTGTTTTTCCTcagtttgtacatttttgtcCACATATTTTCTTTAGGCCTTtaattgtatattttgtgttttgatgcaGGAAtcggagaaagaaaacattgtgcAGTGGTCAGATACCTGtccatcacagcacaaagacaAGAGAGACTCTGAACTCATCCAAATGTCTTCAGAGAAAACAGGTCAACAAGTCACCAAAGGACCAACTAAAACCAAAACAGCAGAGTGTCCCACGGAGAATCCAGTGGCCAAACCAAACACTTCCAGAACAAccagtgaaataaacacaaccaatgaCTCCTCAGAGAGATCAGCCAGGACAGACATGAAGAGTGTCAGCAGTCAAACAGAGGAGAGCTTGTATCCTCGCAGCGCTCCA
The Hippoglossus stenolepis isolate QCI-W04-F060 chromosome 7, HSTE1.2, whole genome shotgun sequence genome window above contains:
- the si:dkeyp-115e12.6 gene encoding centromere protein F isoform X1; protein product: MSWAEEDWTVGLSGRVLQKVKELQVQQDRLSRETKQKQLQLDNIQTNLEKQTLKYDEVRGELHSVQRQLQNVREEAKTAVISSECLAQELQTKQAQVCSFEGQLDSARTLNNKLTQEVKRLEAELEKLQNSSRSADTTLFSTPCWNTSSPWEHNGSRKEEEKLGHRDEAQSKHIRQQLQFSDMPTTSLPRQQHRSTPHRHPSDQSESFSTPSAVFPWERDDTRPTNRRQSQTSPQTPCTDVITQGHLAVGLCGKEKDHRTESDTVSLSEIKSRVSCLEEELSVKTRTLKSIQSDLVQSKKDVTSREISLQKARDELSLVHTRITQESERASGAEQRQKQLQEELRCQRQNAESIRLQHQQRTKDMEKQHQKDMLELQKERQWLEKQHQQEVNKLNQELQQARTLHNALQAQNDKLSLQKQALDKELETLKEKLKWTEGQLLESQRKETQTQAKLTEALREAEGVVVSLEQSRKRERDLEEEGRRLAEERADALRLLKDLQEQKAAPAPPPQTVQFCPVGQSFSPQPSHAPHSRMSTHTKRTTATVRAERKEEEEESMDEKRPEITACYPSDREPGEGIDSEHITAVISSESESLQREGLRRKSKEEGNMRRNKAVECDSSGTQKHSGFDPVLCMSTNASVDVSEKPEQAKASEDLQRINTMLRSEINDVREELQKRLEDLEVQRRAEAEARTRLKQLSCKHSSQAVEKGEQEKEWRTQLESERTETERLRNAVAALETEVKSRKEESKKNEREEQEEEKNKELEDRESEMIELNIQLKKQLAEVKAQLALEREERKREEEERNQKTNMVTDEKKELSTKLAELKAELEELKRSREEDERGGEEKLLITNSPLKYLTLHDDELNSNIVHCDNKLLPSPEQHLLFCQSTNQLNMLVSQATADLIHEEQTVIDPERLPLSDEGQMGQVASDSEEYLAGSPPSDQRGELSPLQKCGSTSPDMEKEVNRLHKEKAKETQRAQQSQVKLEVLQSQVTRQTQQLTMAFEKQSQHISGLLAELQEKEGALLSQGEELQRYKQELQAFKAEKEVTKVRNGDQREESRDETSMETTEQQPNKKLDCTVISHTTQSLADGDSTTQRDDDQTKTDAETPTPVSREGDRALSEQHPVSVDSDKTESYLDSACVMEETESSRDGGRVDVVSELLALRQENQLLKQRIEGVTMSETRNLALQTDGENQEDPVKQSHNTGDAALPCLTEQRPPSMKDNITPEGQESLLQNNENKIKREEKRTTMEEEEELEEASCLQINLLEQKVVALQMKIRALSEETQQQTEELTLWRLASQPAPTIDQNLPNKDNQDQNSAVRQSQSQQLQTDEMTHIPPGTRSQAPTAQVQESNSNVTVIREDELFLSCSSNKLPGRMLFSRLQHSNVPEPKSFLQFKQTAALQEYNQDPDKESEKENIVQWSDTCPSQHKDKRDSELIQMSSEKTGQQVTKGPTKTKTAECPTENPVAKPNTSRTTSEINTTNDSSERSARTDMKSVSSQTEESLYPRSAPTASELHSAYTQTEEKEEKDELGLVESPPVSLIPSSEGAKSRDKMLFSGSFPIPSDPARLAERIRRNRTQLSAAFDDTEYEPYGLPEVVMRGFADIPSGPSCPYIVRRGLLGTSAVPVPQKLGQEEETD
- the si:dkeyp-115e12.6 gene encoding centromere protein F isoform X3, translating into MSWAEEDWTVGLSGRVLQKVKELQVQQDRLSRETKQKQLQLDNIQTNLEKQTLKYDEVRGELHSVQRQLQNVREEAKTAVISSECLAQELQTKQAQVCSFEGQLDSARTLNNKLTQEVKRLEAELEKLQNSSRSADTTLFSTPCWNTSSPWEHNGSRKEEEKLGHRDEAQSKHIRQLQFSDMPTTSLPRQQHRSTPHRHPSDQSESFSTPSAVFPWERDDTRPTNRRQSQTSPQTPCTDVITQGHLAVGLCGKEKDHRTESDTVSLSEIKSRVSCLEEELSVKTRTLKSIQSDLVQSKKDVTSREISLQKARDELSLVHTRITQESERASGAEQRQKQLQEELRCQRQNAESIRLQHQQRTKDMEKQHQKDMLELQKERQWLEKQHQQEVNKLNQELQQARTLHNALQAQNDKLSLQKQALDKELETLKEKLKWTEGQLLESQRKETQTQAKLTEALREAEGVVVSLEQSRKRERDLEEEGRRLAEERADALRLLKDLQEQKAAPAPPPQTVQFCPVGQSFSPQPSHAPHSRMSTHTKRTTATVRAERKEEEEESMDEKRPEITACYPSDREPGEGIDSEHITAVISSESESLQREGLRRKSKEEGNMRRNKAVECDSSGTQKHSGFDPVLCMSTNASVDVSEKPEQAKASEDLQRINTMLRSEINDVREELQKRLEDLEVQRRAEAEARTRLKQLSCKHSSQAVEKGEQEKEWRTQLESERTETERLRNAVAALETEVKSRKEESKKNEREEQEEEKNKELEDRESEMIELNIQLKKQLAEVKAQLALEREERKREEEERNQKTNMVTDEKKELSTKLAELKAELEELKRSREEDERGGEEKLLITNSPLKYLTLHDDELNSNIVHCDNKLLPSPEQHLLFCQSTNQLNMLVSQATADLIHEEQTVIDPERLPLSDEGQMGQVASDSEEYLAGSPPSDQRGELSPLQKCGSTSPDMEKEVNRLHKEKAKETQRAQQSQVKLEVLQSQVTRQTQQLTMAFEKQSQHISGLLAELQEKEGALLSQGEELQRYKQELQAFKAEKEVTKVRNGDQREESRDETSMETTEQQPNKKLDCTVISHTTQSLADGDSTTQRDDDQTKTDAETPTPVSREGDRALSEQHPVSVDSDKTESYLDSACVMEETESSRDGGRVDVVSELLALRQENQLLKQRIEGVTMSETRNLALQTDGENQEDPVKQSHNTGDAALPCLTEQRPPSMKDNITPEGQESLLQNNENKIKREEKRTTMEEEEELEEASCLQINLLEQKVVALQMKIRALSEETQQQTEELTLWRLASQPAPTIDQNLPNKDNQDQNSAVRQSQSQQLQTDEMTHIPPGTRSQAPTAQVQESNSNVTVIREDELFLSCSSNKLPGRMLFSRLQHSNVPEPKSFLQFKQTAALQEYNQDPDKESEKENIVQWSDTCPSQHKDKRDSELIQMSSEKTGQQVTKGPTKTKTAECPTENPVAKPNTSRTTSEINTTNDSSERSARTDMKSVSSQTEESLYPRSAPTASELHSAYTQTEEKEEKDELGLVESPPVSLIPSSEGAKSRDKMLFSGSFPIPSDPARLAERIRRNRTQLSAAFDDTEYEPYGLPEVVMRGFADIPSGPSCPYIVRRGLLGTSAVPVPQKLGQEEETD
- the si:dkeyp-115e12.6 gene encoding centromere protein F isoform X2; amino-acid sequence: MSWAEEDWTVGLSGRVLQKVKELQVQQDRLSRETKQKQLQLDNIQTNLEKQTLKYDEVRGELHSVQRQLQNVREEAKTAVISSECLAQELQTKQAQVCSFEGQLDSARTLNNKLTQEVKRLEAELEKLQNSSRSADTTLFSTPCWNTSSPWEHNGSRKEEEKLGHRDEAQSKHIRQQLQFSDMPTTSLPRQQHRSTPHRHPSDQSESFSTPSAVFPWERDDTRPTNRRQSQTSPQTPCTDVITQGHLAVGLCGKEKDHRTESDISLSEIKSRVSCLEEELSVKTRTLKSIQSDLVQSKKDVTSREISLQKARDELSLVHTRITQESERASGAEQRQKQLQEELRCQRQNAESIRLQHQQRTKDMEKQHQKDMLELQKERQWLEKQHQQEVNKLNQELQQARTLHNALQAQNDKLSLQKQALDKELETLKEKLKWTEGQLLESQRKETQTQAKLTEALREAEGVVVSLEQSRKRERDLEEEGRRLAEERADALRLLKDLQEQKAAPAPPPQTVQFCPVGQSFSPQPSHAPHSRMSTHTKRTTATVRAERKEEEEESMDEKRPEITACYPSDREPGEGIDSEHITAVISSESESLQREGLRRKSKEEGNMRRNKAVECDSSGTQKHSGFDPVLCMSTNASVDVSEKPEQAKASEDLQRINTMLRSEINDVREELQKRLEDLEVQRRAEAEARTRLKQLSCKHSSQAVEKGEQEKEWRTQLESERTETERLRNAVAALETEVKSRKEESKKNEREEQEEEKNKELEDRESEMIELNIQLKKQLAEVKAQLALEREERKREEEERNQKTNMVTDEKKELSTKLAELKAELEELKRSREEDERGGEEKLLITNSPLKYLTLHDDELNSNIVHCDNKLLPSPEQHLLFCQSTNQLNMLVSQATADLIHEEQTVIDPERLPLSDEGQMGQVASDSEEYLAGSPPSDQRGELSPLQKCGSTSPDMEKEVNRLHKEKAKETQRAQQSQVKLEVLQSQVTRQTQQLTMAFEKQSQHISGLLAELQEKEGALLSQGEELQRYKQELQAFKAEKEVTKVRNGDQREESRDETSMETTEQQPNKKLDCTVISHTTQSLADGDSTTQRDDDQTKTDAETPTPVSREGDRALSEQHPVSVDSDKTESYLDSACVMEETESSRDGGRVDVVSELLALRQENQLLKQRIEGVTMSETRNLALQTDGENQEDPVKQSHNTGDAALPCLTEQRPPSMKDNITPEGQESLLQNNENKIKREEKRTTMEEEEELEEASCLQINLLEQKVVALQMKIRALSEETQQQTEELTLWRLASQPAPTIDQNLPNKDNQDQNSAVRQSQSQQLQTDEMTHIPPGTRSQAPTAQVQESNSNVTVIREDELFLSCSSNKLPGRMLFSRLQHSNVPEPKSFLQFKQTAALQEYNQDPDKESEKENIVQWSDTCPSQHKDKRDSELIQMSSEKTGQQVTKGPTKTKTAECPTENPVAKPNTSRTTSEINTTNDSSERSARTDMKSVSSQTEESLYPRSAPTASELHSAYTQTEEKEEKDELGLVESPPVSLIPSSEGAKSRDKMLFSGSFPIPSDPARLAERIRRNRTQLSAAFDDTEYEPYGLPEVVMRGFADIPSGPSCPYIVRRGLLGTSAVPVPQKLGQEEETD